Genomic window (Deltaproteobacteria bacterium):
CCCAACCCCTTCAACCCGCTGGGCGTCAAGGGTGTCGGCGAAGCCGGCACCAACGGCGCCCCGCCGGCGGTGGCCAACGCCGTCATGGACGCGCTGGCGCCGTTGGGTATTGACCACATCGACATGCCCTACACCGCGCCCAAGTTGTGGAGGGCGATTCGAGAGGCGCGGAGAAGCTAGCGGCCAGGCTCGGGCATGAAGCTCAATCATCTCCAGGTATCGACGCATGACGTGGACGCTTCCACCGCGTTCTACGAGCGATTCTTCGGCTTCAAAAAGGGTTGGGAAGCGGACGGCGAAACGTTCCTTGTGCGCGAAGCGGACGAGGACGGGTTTCTCCTTGCCCTCAGGCCCGTCGAACAAGGGCCAGAACCTCCCGAGTGGCTCCATTTCGGGTTCACCGTGGACACCATCGCGGAAGTGAAGGAACGGCACGCCGTTCTTGAAGCGGCCGGGATCGCATTCGCAATGGCCATTCTCGACCGGAATGACATGGCCGTCTTCTACGCGCTTGACCCCGGATCAGGGAACCGCGTCGAGGTGGGCTGCTGGTCTCCGGCCTGAAGCCAGCTCGTATTTCCCAAACGCTTAGGTTGTGCTATCTTGATCCATGCCGACAGCCCTCCGCTTCGGTGGCATGCGTGTGGTCGTTTATCCAAACGACCACCGCCCCGCGCACGTTCACGTGGTCAGGGCGGGGAAAGAAGCCGTGTTCATACTGCACTGCCCAAGTGGTCCGCCGGAGTTGCGCGCCAGCTACGGTTTCGGACATCGGGAGGTGAACCGCATCAACGAGAGTCTGACTCAGGCCCTGCAAACACTGTGCGAGGAATGGAGAAAAATCCATGGCCGTTACTGAAGCGGAATTCGAGAAAGCACAAACGCAGGCACGAGTTGAGCGTGATGCCGGCCATGTCCACGCCGCCCGATTCGACCGGCGCAGGAGACGCGTGATCGTGCGGCTTAACACCGGTGTGGAACTGACTTTTCCCGCTGCACTGGCAGAAGGACTGGCCGGGGCGTCGCCCGATGAACTCGCTGAGATCGAGATCAGCCCCACCGGTTTGGGCCTGCACTGGCCCCGACTCGATGCCGATCTCTACGTACCGACCTTGTTGCAGGGCGTCTTCGGCTCCAGAAACTGGATGGCGTCACACATGGGTGCGGCCGGCGGTAGAAGCCGCTCGCTGGCCAAAGCAGCAGCGGCGAGGGAGAACGGC
Coding sequences:
- a CDS encoding VOC family protein; translated protein: MKLNHLQVSTHDVDASTAFYERFFGFKKGWEADGETFLVREADEDGFLLALRPVEQGPEPPEWLHFGFTVDTIAEVKERHAVLEAAGIAFAMAILDRNDMAVFYALDPGSGNRVEVGCWSPA
- a CDS encoding DUF4160 domain-containing protein, which produces MPTALRFGGMRVVVYPNDHRPAHVHVVRAGKEAVFILHCPSGPPELRASYGFGHREVNRINESLTQALQTLCEEWRKIHGRY
- a CDS encoding DUF2442 domain-containing protein; the encoded protein is MAVTEAEFEKAQTQARVERDAGHVHAARFDRRRRRVIVRLNTGVELTFPAALAEGLAGASPDELAEIEISPTGLGLHWPRLDADLYVPTLLQGVFGSRNWMASHMGAAGGRSRSLAKAAAARENGRKGGRPRRGAKASP